A DNA window from Schlesneria paludicola DSM 18645 contains the following coding sequences:
- a CDS encoding ATP-binding protein — protein MDQSPNAAENPTRRLDKRSWISLLLVAALIVLHQFLIQPALMGLTTDAPVINSAGRQRMLSQKLVKSALAMVSAADPFTRERARAELSTTLSLWRESHAQLQSRPPTLILGRHESDLIRQRFLNIEPHFQAMITAADALLIDDIDPSSQNALTTMMRHESDFLTGMHEIVELYEKEARQHVYQLQLWGLMIMAVILGVQLFMQMRVIRPQLSVVGDEWKKIDDRYRMLVESMTDGLVVFDSSGRIEFANRQFENLLGRETGALWGRDSADVVDANDQLPFERLFTGDGAPNGPTDLRWRTANGQIVETIISPRRLTNKHGRLERLLLVVTDMTARGAIDQRNQQLKSELAHADRLRSMGTMAAMIAHEINQSLCAIANYAEGCLGLLRLPTTGVQELKNPLQKIVQASQRGAEVIRRTRDYSRRTPDRVSVVSVEHLLCEVEELCRSEARRRSVVIELCVASDLPRIVVDAIQIQQVLTNLIQNAFDAFERANSPDRRIVLSARRIRESELEFAVADTGPGLPDGDSESWFQPFVTTNDDGTGLGLAISKGIVESHHGRIWAETPSDTAGPNALGTAFRFVLPLEDFPGGLSPRTTEEDHAAEAAHVR, from the coding sequence ATGGATCAGTCCCCTAACGCGGCAGAAAATCCCACTCGGCGACTCGACAAGCGATCCTGGATCTCGCTGTTACTGGTCGCCGCGCTGATCGTCCTGCATCAATTTTTGATTCAACCTGCGCTCATGGGGCTGACGACCGATGCGCCCGTCATCAACTCCGCTGGTCGTCAGCGAATGCTGTCGCAGAAACTCGTCAAGTCGGCATTGGCGATGGTCTCTGCGGCTGACCCCTTCACGCGTGAACGTGCGCGAGCTGAACTGTCTACGACACTGAGTTTGTGGCGTGAGTCGCATGCACAGCTTCAATCGCGACCGCCGACTCTGATTCTCGGCCGTCATGAGAGTGACCTGATCCGGCAACGATTCTTAAACATCGAACCACATTTTCAGGCGATGATCACGGCCGCAGATGCCTTGTTGATCGATGACATCGATCCGAGCTCGCAGAATGCCCTCACAACCATGATGCGTCATGAATCCGATTTCCTGACCGGGATGCATGAGATCGTTGAACTCTATGAGAAAGAGGCGCGTCAGCATGTCTACCAGTTGCAGCTCTGGGGGCTGATGATCATGGCGGTCATTCTTGGCGTGCAATTGTTTATGCAGATGCGTGTGATCCGGCCACAATTGAGCGTGGTCGGCGACGAATGGAAAAAAATTGACGACCGATATCGAATGCTGGTTGAGTCAATGACCGATGGGCTGGTCGTGTTTGATTCGTCGGGACGAATCGAATTTGCGAATCGGCAGTTCGAAAACTTACTGGGACGTGAGACAGGTGCGCTGTGGGGACGGGACTCAGCGGATGTGGTGGACGCCAATGATCAACTGCCGTTCGAACGGCTTTTCACGGGTGATGGCGCGCCGAATGGGCCAACCGATTTGCGATGGCGTACGGCCAATGGTCAAATCGTCGAGACGATCATTTCACCGCGGCGGTTGACGAACAAGCACGGACGGCTCGAACGACTTTTGCTCGTTGTGACCGACATGACGGCCCGCGGAGCCATTGATCAGCGGAACCAGCAACTGAAATCAGAACTGGCGCACGCGGACCGTTTGCGTTCGATGGGAACGATGGCGGCGATGATCGCCCATGAGATCAATCAATCTCTGTGTGCAATCGCCAACTATGCCGAAGGATGTCTGGGGCTGCTAAGGTTGCCCACAACGGGCGTTCAGGAATTGAAGAACCCGCTGCAGAAGATTGTGCAGGCTTCGCAACGGGGAGCCGAGGTCATTCGCAGAACGCGCGACTATTCTCGTCGGACACCCGATCGCGTTTCGGTCGTGTCGGTCGAACATCTCCTCTGCGAAGTCGAAGAATTATGCCGTAGCGAGGCACGTCGACGGTCGGTTGTGATTGAACTGTGCGTGGCGAGTGACCTGCCGAGGATTGTGGTGGATGCGATTCAGATTCAGCAAGTCCTGACGAATTTGATTCAAAATGCATTTGATGCCTTTGAGCGGGCCAACTCGCCTGACCGTCGGATTGTTCTTTCGGCACGGCGTATTCGGGAGAGCGAGCTGGAATTCGCGGTGGCGGATACAGGGCCGGGGCTGCCCGATGGGGATTCGGAATCCTGGTTTCAGCCATTCGTGACGACGAACGACGATGGGACGGGATTGGGGTTGGCCATCTCGAAAGGAATTGTGGAATCGCATCACGGGCGTATCTGGGCCGAGACGCCTTCGGATACGGCCGGACCGAATGCACTGGGCACGGCGTTTCGATTTGTTCTGCCTTTGGAGGATTTTCCTGGAGGCCTTTCGCCTCGAACGACCGAGGAAGATCATGCTGCAGAGGCCGCTCATGTCCGATAA
- a CDS encoding response regulator transcription factor, with product MSDKPLATAFIVDDDLDMRGSLEFLIQSAGIPTCSFPSAIEFLTGFDASRPGCLVCDVRMPEMTGLELLERLSAMRSPLPVILMTAHADVPMAVRALKLGAAEFVEKPFNPQLLLERVQYALMEDNGRRVSQEIWHEFAQRMQDLSDKERSTLMLIITGAPNKAIAGRLELSERAIEERRASIMKKLNVNSLAELVRQVTTFELLFPHPHPRLLRTSFDESQE from the coding sequence ATGTCCGATAAACCATTGGCAACGGCATTTATTGTCGACGACGACCTGGATATGCGTGGATCGCTGGAATTTCTGATTCAGTCCGCGGGTATTCCGACCTGCTCATTTCCGTCGGCAATCGAGTTTCTGACGGGGTTCGATGCGAGCCGACCCGGTTGTTTGGTTTGTGATGTTCGCATGCCCGAAATGACGGGGCTCGAATTGCTCGAACGGCTGAGTGCGATGCGCAGCCCCCTACCCGTGATCCTGATGACGGCCCATGCAGATGTGCCAATGGCGGTTCGTGCGTTAAAATTGGGGGCCGCGGAATTTGTCGAAAAGCCGTTCAATCCGCAATTGCTGCTCGAACGCGTCCAGTATGCTCTGATGGAAGACAATGGGCGGCGTGTCTCACAAGAGATCTGGCATGAGTTCGCACAGCGGATGCAGGACCTGTCTGATAAAGAACGCTCGACCCTAATGTTGATCATCACCGGGGCACCTAATAAGGCGATTGCCGGGCGATTGGAACTGAGCGAACGCGCTATTGAAGAGCGGCGCGCGTCGATCATGAAGAAATTGAACGTCAATTCGCTGGCCGAACTTGTGCGTCAGGTGACAACGTTCGAGTTGCTGTTTCCGCATCCGCATCCGCGTCTGTTGCGGACGTCATTCGACGAATCGCAGGAATGA
- a CDS encoding FAD-binding and (Fe-S)-binding domain-containing protein, protein MGARQSRLIEDLAGIFRGEIHCDPLSQALYASDGSLHQITPFGVACPRDRDDVLTLMRYAAEEGLAVVPRGAGTSVGGEALGTGIVVDFSRHMHRIEEIGSQTVRVQPGVVHSRLNRVLKESGRYFPPDPSNTATTTIGSMLALDSAGSHSIRVGSTRDHVVSLEVVMANGRVFEAANESLESLATGAADAPIEETIALKRMLASRLATLLSVNAALIDEKQPARQFRNRAGYMLRGVLANSTVSFPRLLIGSEGTLGLFTGATLRTAALPAHRCALLIIFESIESAVQAVQTIARLRPSACDLLDRRLLTLARDLDPRFASLIPVAAEAALIVEQTGFSQSEITLQVHDLMLRMKDLPDAGRSLFEATTYDEIEFLWSLPYRVVPLLNRARGETSPLPIVEDIAVPPEALPEFVGKARRVLQRHEVTASMYAHAAAGQLHIRPFLPMPLDARRMEDLARDLYFAALSVGGSISGEHGLGLSRTAFLRSQYGELYRVFQQVKTIFDPHNLLNPGKVLTDDPHLTINHLRPQSLDPSPLVELQLSWTSAEFDAAAAACHGCGSCRTQEPNERMCPFFHLEPSEQRSPRAKANAIRAIMDGRLPAHDLASSAMQTLSRLCFNCKQCELECPSNVDIPHLMLEAKAQHVAANGPRTSEWFVSRVHAWGDFLCRFSWLVNPLLNVDSVRWILERLFGLARRRKLPPFARRTFLNSAPRDWLAPPVSLKDPAPVIYFVDHFANCHDPELGFALGRIVEHHGRPFHVPPGQTRSGMALISIGDLEAARPLAEKNIRVLAEFAREGCPIVCTEPATVICLKREYPLLLDHPDVQLVADHVVDAGDFLARWHQSRELRTDFSPLTFHATYHTPCHRRVLGAETALINLCRLIPQFRASSVEHGCSGMAGTYGLTSEHFDESIKIGAKLIEQMRSSEIDFGLTECSSCKLQMEQQSPTPTLHPLKVLALAYGLMPDVRRRFKPNLKKRLTS, encoded by the coding sequence GTGGGCGCTCGTCAATCGCGACTGATCGAAGATTTGGCGGGAATCTTTCGTGGAGAGATCCACTGCGATCCGTTGTCGCAAGCGCTGTATGCGTCGGATGGCAGCCTGCACCAGATTACGCCGTTTGGCGTGGCGTGCCCACGTGATCGAGACGACGTGTTAACCCTGATGCGGTACGCCGCGGAAGAGGGTCTTGCCGTTGTTCCGCGAGGTGCGGGAACCAGCGTCGGGGGGGAAGCCCTTGGTACGGGAATCGTTGTTGATTTCTCGCGACATATGCATCGGATTGAGGAGATCGGATCACAAACCGTTCGGGTGCAGCCTGGCGTGGTTCACAGTCGATTGAATCGCGTCTTGAAAGAATCGGGGCGTTACTTTCCGCCTGATCCGTCCAATACTGCAACGACGACGATCGGCAGTATGTTGGCGCTCGATTCGGCGGGGTCGCACTCGATACGTGTTGGCTCGACACGCGATCATGTCGTCAGTCTCGAAGTGGTGATGGCGAATGGACGCGTCTTCGAAGCGGCGAACGAATCATTGGAGAGTCTGGCGACGGGCGCAGCCGACGCGCCGATCGAAGAAACGATTGCGCTCAAACGCATGCTGGCCAGTCGTCTGGCAACACTATTGTCCGTGAATGCGGCGCTCATCGACGAGAAACAGCCCGCGCGGCAATTTCGCAATCGTGCGGGGTATATGCTTCGCGGAGTGCTTGCCAATTCGACGGTTTCGTTTCCGCGACTGCTCATCGGTTCGGAAGGAACTTTGGGGCTGTTTACGGGCGCAACGCTGCGTACGGCGGCATTACCCGCACATCGCTGTGCGCTGCTCATCATTTTTGAATCGATCGAATCGGCCGTACAGGCGGTCCAGACCATTGCGCGGCTTCGTCCCAGTGCGTGTGATCTATTGGATCGCCGGCTGTTGACACTGGCGCGAGATCTTGATCCTCGCTTTGCGTCGTTGATCCCCGTGGCGGCCGAAGCGGCACTGATCGTCGAACAGACGGGATTCAGTCAGTCCGAAATCACGCTGCAGGTGCATGACTTGATGCTGCGGATGAAAGACTTGCCGGACGCGGGGCGGTCACTATTCGAGGCAACGACGTACGATGAAATCGAGTTCTTGTGGTCGCTGCCCTATCGAGTTGTGCCGCTGCTGAACCGCGCACGAGGCGAAACGTCACCACTGCCAATCGTTGAAGACATCGCAGTTCCGCCCGAGGCCCTGCCCGAATTTGTGGGGAAGGCGCGGCGGGTTCTGCAACGGCATGAAGTGACGGCGTCTATGTATGCGCACGCGGCCGCGGGACAGCTTCACATCCGACCATTCCTGCCAATGCCGCTGGACGCCCGGCGGATGGAGGATCTGGCGCGAGACCTGTACTTCGCCGCACTGTCAGTGGGCGGTTCGATCAGCGGCGAGCATGGTTTGGGGCTCTCGAGAACCGCCTTCCTGCGTTCGCAGTATGGCGAGCTTTACCGGGTGTTTCAGCAGGTGAAAACGATCTTCGATCCACACAATCTGCTGAATCCAGGCAAGGTCCTGACCGACGATCCGCATCTGACGATCAACCATTTGCGACCGCAATCCCTTGATCCTTCGCCGCTGGTGGAACTGCAGTTGAGCTGGACTTCTGCCGAGTTCGATGCGGCGGCGGCGGCCTGTCACGGATGTGGTTCGTGTCGCACTCAGGAACCGAACGAACGAATGTGTCCGTTCTTTCATCTTGAACCGTCGGAGCAGCGTTCGCCGCGTGCGAAGGCGAACGCGATTCGAGCGATCATGGATGGGCGGTTGCCTGCCCATGATCTGGCGTCGAGCGCGATGCAGACGTTGTCGCGGCTTTGCTTCAACTGCAAACAATGCGAACTGGAATGCCCCAGCAATGTCGACATCCCGCATTTGATGCTCGAAGCCAAAGCGCAGCACGTGGCGGCAAACGGTCCGAGAACCTCAGAATGGTTCGTGTCGCGGGTGCATGCGTGGGGCGATTTCCTGTGTCGCTTTTCCTGGCTGGTGAATCCGTTGTTGAATGTCGACAGCGTACGCTGGATTTTGGAACGGCTGTTCGGCCTGGCGCGTCGGCGCAAGTTGCCTCCCTTTGCGCGGCGTACCTTTCTGAACAGTGCGCCGCGAGACTGGCTCGCACCGCCTGTGTCGTTGAAAGACCCTGCACCGGTTATCTACTTCGTCGACCATTTTGCGAACTGTCATGACCCCGAACTGGGGTTCGCGCTGGGGAGAATTGTCGAGCATCATGGCCGGCCCTTTCATGTGCCACCGGGGCAGACGCGTTCCGGGATGGCGCTGATTTCGATCGGCGATCTCGAGGCGGCCCGGCCACTTGCCGAGAAGAATATCCGTGTGCTGGCAGAGTTCGCGCGCGAAGGATGCCCGATCGTGTGTACCGAACCGGCGACGGTGATCTGTTTGAAGCGAGAATATCCCCTGCTGTTGGATCACCCTGATGTGCAACTGGTGGCCGATCATGTCGTCGATGCCGGCGACTTTTTGGCGCGCTGGCACCAGAGCCGCGAGTTGCGAACCGACTTTTCGCCACTGACGTTTCATGCTACGTATCACACGCCGTGTCATCGCCGCGTGCTTGGGGCCGAGACCGCGTTGATCAACTTGTGCAGGTTGATTCCGCAGTTTCGGGCGTCGTCGGTCGAGCACGGCTGTTCGGGGATGGCGGGAACATACGGACTGACCAGCGAACACTTTGATGAATCGATCAAAATCGGCGCCAAGTTGATCGAGCAAATGCGTTCCAGTGAGATCGACTTCGGATTGACGGAATGCAGTAGTTGCAAGCTGCAGATGGAGCAGCAGTCGCCGACTCCGACGCTACATCCCCTGAAGGTTCTGGCGCTGGCTTATGGGCTTATGCCAGACGTGCGTCGACGGTTCAAGCCGAATTTGAAAAAGCGGCTGACGTCGTAG